Proteins encoded by one window of Oenanthe melanoleuca isolate GR-GAL-2019-014 chromosome 20, OMel1.0, whole genome shotgun sequence:
- the CCM2L gene encoding cerebral cavernous malformations 2 protein-like, with protein sequence MDSEAKKGKKGFVSPIKRLVFPKAARRAALRSSVYRRPLHSVPLYPPDYLIDPQILLHDYVEKEVKFLGHLTWVTSSLNPSSRDEVLQLLDTARQLKELPLQTTPEQDSILSLSARCLLLTWRDNEELILRIPTHEIAAASYLRDDALHLLILKTGLGVDPVPAGAHPEAAPAGLPEAFPAEKRAGGSWPEGRLGGAMERRHTICSLDWRAARGGQEGRQGGSLERRRGGSWERRQRGRPSGSWERRQPCGGSWERRRAGTAGGSWERGTGFGSWERRHAGSNPLDPQEPCPDAYSNLIILAVPNRDAGEESCALICQVFQIIYGDQSIECVDRAGYHYTSTPTRPWLSSRSESCRTDGTYGYDADYSCCSSFNGSHETFEAYYSGTSSPSFHRSHHSLATACSGSDQSGAGLEQLQDYMVALRNKLSPQEIQQFAVLLREYRLGTPVQEYCTELLRLYGDRRKFLLLGMRPFIPDQDIGYFETFLESIGIREGGILTDSFGRIKRSMSNTSASAVRSYDSWSLRSESESFNRMITDITHDIEALARDEEEEEEEDNYL encoded by the exons ATGGACAGCGAGGCCAAGAAGGGGAAGAAG GGTTTCGTGTCGCCCATCAAGCGGCTGGTTTTCCCGAAGGCCGCGCGGAGGGCAGCGCTCCGCAGCAGCGTCTATCGGCGCCCGCTGCACTCCGTGCCCCTCTACCCCCCCGACTACCTGATCGACCCCCAGATCCTGCTGCACGACTACGTGGAGAAGGAAGTGAAG TTTTTAGGTCATCTGACATGGGTGACATCGTCCCTGAACCCCTCCAGCCGGGatgaggtgctgcagctgctggacaCGGCCAGG cagctgaaggagctgccgCTGCAGACGACGCCAGAGCAGGACAGCATCCTCAGCCTATCGGCGCGCTGCCTCCTGCTCACTTGGCGCGACAACGAGGAGCTGATCCTGCGAATCCCCACACACGAGATCGCAGCGGCCTCCTACCTGCGCGACGATGCCCTGCACCTGCTCATCCTCAAAACCG GCCTGGGAGTGGACCCGGTCCCCGCCGGGGCGCACCCCGAGGCGGCCCCTGCCGGGTTGCCGGAGGCGTTTCCCGCAGAGAAGCGTGCGGGGGGCTCGTGGCCGGAGGGCCGGCTCGGGGGCGCGATGGAGCGGCGGCACACGATCTGCAGCCTGGACtggcgggcggcgcggggcgggcagGAGGGCCGGCAGGGCGGCAGCCTGGAGCGGCGGAGGGGCGGCAGCTgggagcggcggcagcgcgggcgGCCGTCGGGCAGCTGGGAGCGGCGGCAGCCGTGCGGCGGCAGCTGGGAGCGACGGCGGGCCGGCACCGCCGGCGGCAGCTGGGAGCGCGGCACCGGCTTCGGCAGCTGGGAGCGGCGGCACGCCGGCAGCAACCCCCTGGACCCCCAGGAGCCCTGCCCTGACGCTTACTCCAACCTCATTATCCTCGCCGTGCCCAACAGG GATGCTGGTGAGGAGTCCTGTGCGCTCATCTGCCAGGTATTCCAGATCATCTACGGCGACCAGAGCATCGAGTGCGTGGACCGTGCCGGGTACCACTACACCTCCACGCCCACACGGCCCTGGCTCTCCAGCAGGA gTGAGAGCTGCCGCACAGATGGGACATACGGCTATGATGCTGActacagctgctgcagctcctt CAATGGCTCCCACGAGACCTTTGAAGCGTATTACAGTGGCACCTCCTCGCCCTCCTTCCACCGCTCCCACCACAGCCTGGCCACCGCTTGCAGTGGCAGTGACCAGAGCGGcgcagggctggagcagctgcaggactaCATGGTGGCg CTGCGCAACAAGTTGTCACCACAGGAGATCCAGCAGTTTGCTGTCCTGCTCCGCGAGTACCGTCTGGGCACGCCGGTGCAGGAATactgcactgagctcctgcGCCTCTACGGGGACCGCAGGAAGTTCCTTCTCCTGG GAATGAGGCCCTTCATCCCTGACCAAGACATCGGGTACTTTGAGACCTTCCTGGAGAGCATCGGGATCCGGGAGGGCGGGATCCTCACTGACAGCTTTGGCCGCATCAAGCGCAGCATGAGCAACACGTCGGCCTCGGCTGTGCGCAGCTACGACAGCTGGTCCCTGCGCTCCGAGTCCGAGTCCTTCAACCGCATGATCACAGACATCACCCACGACATCGAGGCGCTGGCAcgggatgaggaagaggaggaggaggaggacaacTACCTGTGA
- the HCK gene encoding tyrosine-protein kinase HCK, giving the protein MGCVRSKEAGVQEKMIKTDSDPDPGPTILQGHYVRDPTATNKKNNHVPSTAVSLPEDGVGDSVVLALYDYEAMNAGDLSFQKGERMKVLEKSGEWWQARSLVTGCEGFIPSNYVAQVNSLETEEWFFKDISRKDAERQLLGPGNMIGSFMIRDSETTKGSYSLSVRDEDELRGGAVKHYKIRTLDSGGFYISPRNNFNTLQELVQHYKGQSDGLCQKLTHPCRVPKPQKPWEKDAWEIPRESLNLEKKLGAGQFGEVWMATYNKHTKVAVKTMKPGSMSVEAFLEEANLMKTLQHDKLVKLHAVVTKEEPIFIITEFMEKGSLLDFLKTDEGNKLLLPKLIDFSAQIAEGMAFIEKRNYIHRDLRAANILVSAVLVCKIADFGLARVIEDTEYTAREGAKFPIKWTAPEAINYGSFTIKSDVWSFGILLTEIITYGRIPYPGMSSVEVIRALEHGYRMPRMANCPEELYDIMMRCWKIRPEDRPTFEYIQSVLEDFFTATESQYQQQP; this is encoded by the exons ATGGGTTGCGTGAGGTCAAAGGAAGCTGGTGTCCAAGAGAAGATGATAAAAACTGATTCTGACCCTGATCCTGGCCCCACCATCCTGCAGGGCCACTACGTGCGGGACCCCACAGCCACCAACAAGAAG AACAATcatgtccccagcacagctgtgtccctgcccgAGGATG GCGTGGGGGACAGCGTGGTGCTGGCGCTCTATGATTACGAGGCGATGAATGCTGGGGACCTCAGCTTCCAGAAAGGAGAGAGGATGAAGGTCCTGGAGAA GTCAGGGGAATGGTGGCAAGCACGGTCACTGGTGACAGGATGCGAAGGCTTCATTCCCAGCAACTACGTTGCCCAAGTCAACTCTCTGGAGACAGAGGA GTGGTTTTTCAAGGACATCAGCCGGAAGGATGCTGAGCGGCAGCTCCTTGGTCCTGGGAACATGATTGGGTCCTTCATGATAAGGGACAGTGAGACAACCAAAG gctctTACTCACTCTCGGTGAGGGACGAGGACGAGCTGCGGGGCGGGGCAGTGAAACATTACAAGATCCGGACTCTGGACAGCGGTGGCTTCTACATCTCCCCACGAAACAACTTTAACACGCTGCAGGAGCTGGTCCAGCACTACAAGG GTCAGAGTGATGGGCTGTGCCAGAAGCTCACCCACCCCTGCCGTGTACCCAAACCACAGAAGCCCTGGGAGAAGGATGCCTGGGAGATCCCTCGGGAATCACTGAATCTGGAGAAgaagctgggagctgggcagttTGGAGAAGTGTGGATGG CAACCTACAACAAGCACACCAAGGTGGCGGTGAAGACCATGAAGCCGGGCAGCATGTCTGTGGAAGCCTTCCTGGAGGAGGCAAACCTGATGAAGACACTGCAGCACGACAAGCTGGTGAAACTGCATGCAGTGGTCACCAAGGAGGAGCCCATCTTCATCATCACCGAATTCATGGAGAAAG GGAGCTTGCTGGATTTCCTGAAGACCGATGAAGGGAACAAGCTGCTGCTCCCGAAGCTGATCGACTTCTCTGCCCAG ATTGCAGAAGGAATGGCTTTCATTGAGAAGAGGAACTACATCCACAGAGACCTGAGAGCCGCCAACATCCTGgtgtcagcagtgctggtgtgcaAGATTGCAGACTTTGGGCTGGCCAGGGTCATTGAGGACACCGAGTACACGGCCCGGGAAG GTGCCAAGTTTCCTATTAAATGGACTGCACCAGAAGCCATCAACTATGGATCTTTCACTATAAAATCTGATGTTTGGTCCTTTGGGATCCTGCTGACTGAGATCATTACCTATGGACGCATCCCCTACCCAG GAATGTCGAGTGTGGAGGTGATCAGGGCACTGGAGCATGGATACCGGATGCCCCGCATGGCTAACTGCCCTGAGGAGCTGTATGACATCATGATGAGGTGCTGGAAGATCAGACCTGAGGATCGTCCCACTTTTGAGTACATCCAAAGTGTTTTGGAAGATTTCTTTACTGCGACAGAGAGCCAGTACCAGCAGCAGCCGTAG